The DNA sequence GGATGAAGGCGTTGCGCACCTGGCCGAAGCTCTGCTGGCGGGTCTCGGCGTCGTAGATCGACACCGGAAAAACGATCTTGGCGACATCGGCGGGCACGCCCGCCAGGTTCACCTTGATCTGCTCATCGTCGCCCTCGCCCTCACCGGTGAGGTTGTCGCCGGTGTGCTCCACGGAGCCGTCGGGGCTCTTGAGGTTGTTGAAGAAGACGAAGTTCTGGTCGTTGGCGACCTTGCCCTCGGCGTTCGTCAGCAGGGCGCTGGCGTCGAGGTCGAAGTCGGTGCCCGTGGTGGTACGGGCGTCCCAGCCCAGCCCCACGACGACCGCGGTCAGGTTCGGGGCTTCCTTGGTCAGCGAGACGTTGCCGCCCTTGCTGAGGCTGACTCCCACGAGTCCTCCCAAAAAGGTTCGTCAGGAGCACTGCGTGCCCCTTCATCGAAGGTCTTTCCCATCAGGATCAACGCATCGATCCTAGTGACGGGTTCCCCGCCGTTACAGCGTTTCGAGGGCCTTGACGTAGTCGTTCAGGTCCCGGGCGTCCGGCAGGCCGTTGACGACCGTCCAGCGCACCACACCCTCCTTGTCGATTACGAAGGTGCCGCGCACCGCGCAGCCCTTCTCCTCGTCGAAGACGCCGTAGGCGCGGCTGGTCTCGCCGTGCGGCCAGAAGTCCGACAGCAGCGGGTACTCCAGCCCCTCCTGCTCGGCGAAGACCCGCAGGCTGAACGGCGCATCGTTGGACACCGCCAGCAGCTGGACCTCGTCATTGACGAACTTCGGCAGCTCGTCGCGGAGGGCGCACAGCTCACCGGTGCACACACCGGTGAAGGCGAACGGGTAGAAGAGCAGCACGACGTTCTTCTCGCCCCGGAAGTCGGAGAGCCTGACCGACTCGCCGTGCTGGTTCTTCAGCTCAAAGTCGGGGGCCTTCGCGCCAACCTCTATCGCCATCGGGTACATCCCTTCGGTCACATTCGAATGATCATGCGGTGCGTGCTCAACCCTACGCGCGAGCCCCCCTCCGACAGTGCACGGAGGGGGGCTCTGACGTGTGGATTCGGGGCCTCAGCGCTTACCGGTGCGAGCGGCCTTGGGCGTGACCAGACGGCTGCCCGTCCAGTCCTTGCCCGCGTTGAAGCTCTTGGTCTGGGACAGGCCCGCGGTGGTCGCGGCCTCATTGATGTCGCTCGGCTCGACATAGCCGTCACGGCCGGTCTTGGGCGTCAGCAGCCAGACCGGTGCGCCGTCGTCGATCATCTGGATGGCGTCCACCAGCGCGTCCGTCAGATCGCCGTCGTCCTCCCGGAACCACAGCACCACGGCGTCGGCCACATCGTCGTACTCCTCGTCGACGAGCTCCTGGCCGGTGATCTCCTCGATGGCCTCGCGGAGCTCCTGGTCGACATCGTCGTCGTAGCCGATCTCCTGGACCACCTGATCGGGCTGAAAACCCAGCCTCGCGGCAGGGTTGGTCCGCTCCTCCGCGTGGTCCGCGGTCGCGCTCACGGATTGCCTCCTGTCATCTCGCGTTCACTCTTCGAGTCTGTGGGCCCCGCGCGCGTACGCGAGGGCTTGGGCGTAGTCCACACGGGCCGGGCGGATCGCGCAAGTACCCGGCCAGCGATCCCGCCCAAACGTTGACGTGTCGCCGCAACTCCCATCATGGAGGAACGGCGCGCAACGGCGCGCGGCAGACCGGATTGCCCAATTACGTCCGGCTTACGTGTGTGTATCGCCACCCTACGCCGCCCCGGTGCCGAACGGTCGTACGCAGACGACCCCCGTCGTGGGCGTAAGGTTGCGAACCGGCCGTCACACAGCGAGCGGCCGCCGGAGCGCCCGTCTCACCCGCTGGTGGTTACCACTGGGTAGAGGTGACGTATCCCGTACCCGAGGTACACGATGGAGAACGGCGCGACAGCAGCAGAGCACGAATCCATGTGCGTGCACAGCACGACCGAAAAGCGAAGGAATAGCGTGGCTTCCGGATCCGATCGCAACCCGATCATCATTGGCGGCCTTCCCAGCCAGGTCCCGGACTTCGATCCAGAAGAGACCCAGGAATGGCTCGACTCGCTCGACGCAGCCGTCGATGAGCGAGGCCGGGAACGTGCCCGCTACCTGATGCTTCGCCTGATCGAGCGCGCCCGCGAGAAGCGGGTCGCCGTGCCCGAGATGCGCAGCACGGACTACGTCAACACCATCGCGACCAAGGACGAGCCGTTCTTCCCCGGCAACGAGGAGATCGAGCGCAAGATCCTGAACGCGACCCGCTGGAACGCGGCGGTGATGGTCTCCCGGGCGCAGCGTCCGGGCATCGGCGTCGGTGGCCACATCGCCACCTTCGCCTCGTCCGCCTCGCTGTACGACGTGGGCTTCAACCACTTCTTCCGCGGCAAGGACCACGACAGCGGCGACCAGATCTTCTTCCAGGGCCATGCCTCCCCCGGCATCTACGCCCGCGCCTTTCTGCTCGACCGGCTGAGCGAGGACCATCTGGACGGATTCCGTCAGGAGAAGTCCAAGCTCGGTCACGCGCTGTCCAGCTATCCGCACCCTCGGTCGATGCCGGACTTCTGGGAGTTCCCGACGGTCTCCATGGGCCTGGGCCCGCTCGGCGCGATCTTCCAGGCGCGGATGAACCGCTACATGGAGGCACGCGGCATCGCCGACACCTCCAACTCCCACGTATGGGCGTTCCTGGGCGACGGCGAGATGGACGAGCCGGAGTCGCTCGGCCAGCTCTCCCTGGCCGCCCGTGAGGGCCTGGACAACCTGACCTTCGTGGTCAACTGCAACCTCCAGCGGCTCGACGGCCCGGTGCGCGGCAACGGCAAGATCATCCAGGAGCTGGAGTCGCAGTTCCGCGGCGCCGGCTGGAACGTGATCAAGCTGGTCTGGGACCGCACCTGGGACCCGCTGCTGGCGCAGGACCGCGACGGCATCCTGGTCAACAAGCTGAACACCACGCCGGACGGTCAGTTCCAGACGTACGCGACCGAGACCGGCGCCTACATCCGCGACCACTTCTTCGGTGACGACCAGCGGCTGCGCAAGATGGTCGAGGGCATGACCGACGACCAGATCCTGCACCTGGGCCGCGGCGGTCACGACCACAGGAAGATCTACGCGGCGTACGCGGCGGCCAAGGCCCACAAGGGCCAGCCGACGGTGATCCTCGCGCAGACGGTCAAGGGCTGGACGCTCGGCCCGAACTTCGAGGGCCGCAACGCGACCCACCAGATGAAGAAGCTGACGGTCGACGACCTCAAGCGCTTCCGCGACCGGCTGCACCTGCCGATCCCGGACAAGGACCTGGAGTCCGGCCTGCCGCCGTACTACCACCCGGGCCGGGACTCGGAGGAGATCCAGTACATGCACGACCGCCGCAAGGCGCTGGGCGGCTACGCGCCGACCCGTGTCGTGCGTGCCAAGCCGCTGCAGCTGCCGGGCGACAAGACCTACGCCACCCTGAAGAAGGGCACCGGCCAGCAGCAGATCGCCACCACCATGGCGTTCGTCCGGCTGCTGAAGGACCTGATGCGGGACAAGGAGATCGGCAAGCGGTTCGTGCCGATCGCGCCCGACGAGTACCGCACCTTCGGTATGGACTCGCTCTTCCCCTCGGCGAAGATCTACTCCCCGCTGGGCCAGACGTACGAGTCGGTCGACCGTGAGCTGCTGCTCGCCTACAAGGAGTCGTCGACCGGTCAGATGCTGCACGACGGCATCTCCGAGGCGGGCTGTACGGCCTCGCTGATCGCGGCGGGGTCCGCCTACGCCACGCACGGCGAGCCGCTGATCCCGGTCTACGTCTTCTACTCGATGTTCGGCTTCCAGCGCACGGGCGACCAGTTCTGGCAGATGGCCGACCAGCTGGCGCGCGGTTTCGTCCTGGGCGCGACCGCCGGCCGTACGACCCTGACCGGTGAGGGTCTCCAGCACGCGGACGGCCACTCCCAGCTGCTGGCCTCGACCAACCCGGCGGTCGTCGCCTACGACCCGGCGTTCGGCTTCGAGATCGCCCATATCGTCCAGGACGGTCTGCGCCGGATGTACGGCGAGAACAGTGAGGACGTCTTCTACTACCTCACCGTCTACAACGAGCCGATCCAGCACCCGGCCGAGCCTGAGAACGTGGACCGCGAGGGCATCCTCAAGGGCCTCTACCGCTACCGCCAGGGCGAGCGGGGCACCATTCCGGCGCAGATCCTCGCCTCCGGTGTCGCGGTGCCGTGGGCCGTCGAGGCCCAGCGCATCCTGGCCGAGGACTGGGACGTCAAGGCGGACGTCTGGTCCGCGACCTCCTGGAACGAGCTGCGCCGGGACGCCGTCGAGGCAGAGGAGCACAACCTGCTCCACCCGGAGGAGGAGCAGCGCGTTCCGTATGTCACCCGGAAGCTCGCGGACGCGGAGGGCCCGAAGGTGGCCGTGTCCGACTGGATGCGGGCGGTTCCCGACCAGATCGCGCGCTGGGTGCCCGGCACGTACCAGTCGCTGGGCGCCGACGGCTTCGGCTTCGCCGACACGCGCGGCGCGGCACGGCGCTTCTTCCACATCGACGCCCAGTCGATCGTGCTCGGCGTGCTGACGGAGCTGGCGCGTGACGGCAAGATCGACCGCTCGGTCCTGAAGCAGGCGATCGACCGCTACCAGCTGCTGGACGTGGCCGCGGCCGACCCCGGCCCGGCGGGCGGCGACGCGTAGCCGTCTGCGACGGCGGTGAGCCGTACGCGGGGGCAGGCTGGATTCCCAGCCTGCCCCCGCGTTGTTCCCTGACCCCCAGGGGCCCGATCCGGGCCGCGCCGGGCCGGGCCGTGCCGTGCCGGGTCAGCGTTCCCAGATTTTGAAGGCCCGGATCTGGTAGGGGGTTTCGGGGGACCAGGAGCCGGTGGGGTAGGTGCGGAACTCGGCCGTCTCGGCGCATTCGCGGCTCTGGTACGCCGTCACCGGGCGGCCCGTGCGGTTCGCCAGTGAGGCGGCGGTGGTGCCGGACGGCAGGGGCACACAGCTCTCGATGTCGGTATCGGCCAGTTCATGGGTCTGGCGCGCCCCCGTGAAGGCGCCGCCCCGCCACAGGCACAGCTGCCCGGCGGTGCAGGTCCCCAGCCGTGGTGGTGCGGCGGCCCCGGCCGCCGCGGCGGCCGGGGCGGGGGTGGTGGTGAGGGTGGCCGCGAGGGCCAGGGCCGGAACGACGGCCGTAAGGATCGTGCGCATCACGCTTTCGCTCCCCGTGTGGCAAGAGTGGAAGAACAGAACGGGAGCCAGCCTGTCGCCGGCTCCCGTTCGCCACCATGGGGTCGATCACGGTCCACCCTGATAGGGGATGGACGGCCAGGGGTCAGATGTGCACGGCCCCGCCGGCCGCCTCCGCGTTCTCACCGCGCTTGGTGAAGCCCGCGACCAGGGCCGCGACCACCGAGACGACGGCGGCGACGGTGAAGGCGAGGCCCATCCCTGACACGAAGGTGTCATGCGCGACGGCCGTGATCTTCCCCGCGATCTCCTGCGGAGTGCCCTTGGGAACCGGGGCGATACCGACCTCGACGGCGTCCGACGCCTGGGACTCCGCGCCCTTGGGCATCGGCGGCAGCCCGGCGTCGGCCCACTTCTCCGGCAGCGTGTCGTCCACCCGGCCCGCCATGACCGCGCCCAGCACGGCCGTGCCGAGGCTCCCGCCGACCTGCATCGCGGCCTGCTGGAGGCCACCGGCGACACCGGCGTGCTGGATCGGGGCGTTGCCCACGATGACCTCGGTGGCGCCGACCATCACCGGGCCGAGGCCGAGGCCCAGCAGGGCGAACCACACGGACATCTCGACGCTGCCGCTGTTCACGTCCAGCCGGGAGAGACCGAACATCGACACGGCGGTGATCACCATGGAGATCACGAGCGGCAGCCGCGGGCCGAACTTGGTGATCACCGCACCGGCCAGCGGTGAGGCGATGATCATCATCGCGGTGAGCGGCAGCAGTCGCAGCCCGCTGTCGACGGGGCTCAGCCCGTGCACGTTCTGGAGGTAGAAGGTGACGAAGAAGAGACCGCCCATGAAGCCGAAGGCCATCAGCACCATCAGCACGGTGCCCGCGCTCAGCGCCACCGAGCGGAACATGCTGAGCGGCAGCAGCGGCTCGCGGGTCCGGCTCTCCCAGAAGACGAAGACGACGAAGCAGACCACCGCCAGGCCCAGGAAGAGCAGGGTGCGCCGGTCGCCCCACTGCCAGTCGGCGGCCTTGATCAGTGCCCAGATGAGGCAGAACATCGCACCGGACAGCAGGACGATGCCGGGGATGTCGAAGGACCTCGGGGCCTTCTCGGCGCGGTGGTCCACCAGCAGCAGCAGACCGAGGACCAGCGCCAGCACGCCGACCGGCGCGTTGATGAAGAAGACGGACTGCCAGTTGACGTGCTCGACGAGCAGTCCGCCGACGATCGGTCCGGCGGCGGTGGAGGCGCCGATCACCGCGCCCCAGATCCCGATCGCCATGTTGAGCTTCTCGGCGGGGAAGGTGGCGCGCAGCAGTCCGAGCGCCGCGGGCATCAGCAGCGCGCCGCACAGGCCCTGGAGCACCCGGAAGGTCACGACGAGCGAGACCTCGCTCGAGAAGCCGATGGCGGCCGAGGAGAGGGCGAAGCCGACGACGCCGATCAGGAAGGTCTGCCGGTGGCCGAAGCGGTCACCGAGCTTGCCCGCCGTGATCAGCGCGACGGCGAGGGCCAGCAGATAGCCGTTGGTGATCCACTGCACCTCGGCGAGCGAGGCGCCGAGGTCCTTCTGGATCGCCGGGTTGGCGATGGCGACGATCGTGCCGTCGAGGGCGACCATCGTCACGCCGAGGGCGACGGTGAGAAGCGTCAGCCATGGATGACCCCGAAGTCCTTTCGGGGGATCGACTATGGGAGGTTCCGGCGCCGAATCGGCGACGGTGGTCGAAGACGTCATGCCGGGAGACTAATGTCAGCGTCTGACAAAAGACAAACCTATTCATCCGCCGGTTACTGACGTTTTCCTCACAGATATCCTGAGCAGCCGCAACGCGGCCCGAACGCGGCAGAAAGAGAGCCGATAGGTGACAACGGACGAG is a window from the Streptomyces luomodiensis genome containing:
- a CDS encoding TerD family protein; this translates as MGVSLSKGGNVSLTKEAPNLTAVVVGLGWDARTTTGTDFDLDASALLTNAEGKVANDQNFVFFNNLKSPDGSVEHTGDNLTGEGEGDDEQIKVNLAGVPADVAKIVFPVSIYDAETRQQSFGQVRNAFIRVVNQADGNELARYDLSEDASTETAMVFGELYRNGAEWKFRAIGQGYASGLRGIAQDFGVNV
- a CDS encoding peroxiredoxin; this encodes MAIEVGAKAPDFELKNQHGESVRLSDFRGEKNVVLLFYPFAFTGVCTGELCALRDELPKFVNDEVQLLAVSNDAPFSLRVFAEQEGLEYPLLSDFWPHGETSRAYGVFDEEKGCAVRGTFVIDKEGVVRWTVVNGLPDARDLNDYVKALETL
- a CDS encoding DUF3052 domain-containing protein — protein: MSATADHAEERTNPAARLGFQPDQVVQEIGYDDDVDQELREAIEEITGQELVDEEYDDVADAVVLWFREDDGDLTDALVDAIQMIDDGAPVWLLTPKTGRDGYVEPSDINEAATTAGLSQTKSFNAGKDWTGSRLVTPKAARTGKR
- the aceE gene encoding pyruvate dehydrogenase (acetyl-transferring), homodimeric type, which encodes MASGSDRNPIIIGGLPSQVPDFDPEETQEWLDSLDAAVDERGRERARYLMLRLIERAREKRVAVPEMRSTDYVNTIATKDEPFFPGNEEIERKILNATRWNAAVMVSRAQRPGIGVGGHIATFASSASLYDVGFNHFFRGKDHDSGDQIFFQGHASPGIYARAFLLDRLSEDHLDGFRQEKSKLGHALSSYPHPRSMPDFWEFPTVSMGLGPLGAIFQARMNRYMEARGIADTSNSHVWAFLGDGEMDEPESLGQLSLAAREGLDNLTFVVNCNLQRLDGPVRGNGKIIQELESQFRGAGWNVIKLVWDRTWDPLLAQDRDGILVNKLNTTPDGQFQTYATETGAYIRDHFFGDDQRLRKMVEGMTDDQILHLGRGGHDHRKIYAAYAAAKAHKGQPTVILAQTVKGWTLGPNFEGRNATHQMKKLTVDDLKRFRDRLHLPIPDKDLESGLPPYYHPGRDSEEIQYMHDRRKALGGYAPTRVVRAKPLQLPGDKTYATLKKGTGQQQIATTMAFVRLLKDLMRDKEIGKRFVPIAPDEYRTFGMDSLFPSAKIYSPLGQTYESVDRELLLAYKESSTGQMLHDGISEAGCTASLIAAGSAYATHGEPLIPVYVFYSMFGFQRTGDQFWQMADQLARGFVLGATAGRTTLTGEGLQHADGHSQLLASTNPAVVAYDPAFGFEIAHIVQDGLRRMYGENSEDVFYYLTVYNEPIQHPAEPENVDREGILKGLYRYRQGERGTIPAQILASGVAVPWAVEAQRILAEDWDVKADVWSATSWNELRRDAVEAEEHNLLHPEEEQRVPYVTRKLADAEGPKVAVSDWMRAVPDQIARWVPGTYQSLGADGFGFADTRGAARRFFHIDAQSIVLGVLTELARDGKIDRSVLKQAIDRYQLLDVAAADPGPAGGDA
- a CDS encoding peptidase inhibitor family I36 protein; the encoded protein is MRTILTAVVPALALAATLTTTPAPAAAAAGAAAPPRLGTCTAGQLCLWRGGAFTGARQTHELADTDIESCVPLPSGTTAASLANRTGRPVTAYQSRECAETAEFRTYPTGSWSPETPYQIRAFKIWER
- a CDS encoding MFS transporter → MTSSTTVADSAPEPPIVDPPKGLRGHPWLTLLTVALGVTMVALDGTIVAIANPAIQKDLGASLAEVQWITNGYLLALAVALITAGKLGDRFGHRQTFLIGVVGFALSSAAIGFSSEVSLVVTFRVLQGLCGALLMPAALGLLRATFPAEKLNMAIGIWGAVIGASTAAGPIVGGLLVEHVNWQSVFFINAPVGVLALVLGLLLLVDHRAEKAPRSFDIPGIVLLSGAMFCLIWALIKAADWQWGDRRTLLFLGLAVVCFVVFVFWESRTREPLLPLSMFRSVALSAGTVLMVLMAFGFMGGLFFVTFYLQNVHGLSPVDSGLRLLPLTAMMIIASPLAGAVITKFGPRLPLVISMVITAVSMFGLSRLDVNSGSVEMSVWFALLGLGLGPVMVGATEVIVGNAPIQHAGVAGGLQQAAMQVGGSLGTAVLGAVMAGRVDDTLPEKWADAGLPPMPKGAESQASDAVEVGIAPVPKGTPQEIAGKITAVAHDTFVSGMGLAFTVAAVVSVVAALVAGFTKRGENAEAAGGAVHI